One Aquarana catesbeiana isolate 2022-GZ linkage group LG11, ASM4218655v1, whole genome shotgun sequence genomic window carries:
- the OSGIN1 gene encoding oxidative stress-induced growth inhibitor 1: MSKELAEFQTSEWSPLPVVIIGNGPSGICLSYLLSGYTPYVKEGAVHPNPLLQRKLEEFPGVPITEQDLEYLSEGLEGRSNSPAALLFDTLLRPDTDFLGDVESVLGWTLEPERAIPHLVLGRGPPGGAWNAIEGSMITLSRGDWMGLPDLSFKDWMRKKRRNLRNDRSTAGDILNYYQYYVRNKSLQDNFVSGAVVTSIVKLNRSEENVPEKENLWDRPKLNMDRPEDKSIFQVSGFIENNSGIKQNFCVYAKNVVLATGTYDSPLRLGIQGEDLPFVYHQISALEEAVKTKKVHHDSDPVLIVGAGLTAADAILLAHHYNIPVIHAFRRRVNDPALIFNQLPQVMYPEYHKVYQMMKEQSVFKGGPYEGYMSLPEHHAVHFSDNKKCIFRDKYGQHKAFNVSMTLILIGSNPNLSFLPKNGMHLTLDTEKPVSSKRNPLEIDPFTYECLQEKGLYAVGPLTGDYFVRFVQGGALAVASSVQKSLKKPP; this comes from the exons ATGTCTAAAGAATTAGCAGAATTTCAGACAAGTGAATGGTCGCCCCTTCCCGTGGTTATTATTG GTAATGGCCCATCAGGGATTTGTCTGTCCTACTTATTGTCTGGATATACTCCATATGTGAAAGAAGGAGCTGTACATCCCAATCCATTGTTACAAAGGAAACTGGAAGAATTCCCTGGTGTTCCTATCACAGAACAG GATTTGGAGTATTTGTCTGAGGGCTTGGAAGGACGCTCCAACAGCCCAGCTGCTTTGCTGTTTGACACTCTGCTCAGACCTGACACTGATTTTCTCGGAGACGTGGAATCTGTACTGGGCTGGACTCTAGAACCAGAGAGAGCCATTCCTCACTTGGTGCTGGGGAGAGGACCACCAGGGGGGGCTTGGAAT GCCATTGAGGGATCCATGATTACTCTTAGCCGTGGGGACTGGATGGGCCTGCCTGATTTATCATTTAAAGACTGGATGAGGAAGAAAAGGAG GAACCTCAGAAATGATAGGTCCACTGCAGGTGACATCTTGAATTATTACCAATACTATGTAAGGAACAAAAGCCTTCAGGACAACTTTGTCTCAGGAGCTGTTGTCACCTCGATTGTAAAACTGAACAGAAGTGAGGAAAATGTACCTGAGAAGGAAAACCTCTGGGACAGGCCCAAGCTTAACATGGATAGACCAGAGGACAAGAGCATCTTCCAAGTGAGCGGCTTCATCGAAAACAATTCAGGAATCAAGCAGAATTTCTGTGTCTATGCAAAGAATGTGGTTTTGGCCACAGGGACATATGATAGCCCTTTGAGACTGGGTATCCAAGGAGAAGATCTTCCATTTGTGTACCACCAGATCTCTGCTCTTGAAGAGGCTGTGAAGACAAAAAAAGTCCATCACGACTCAGACCCAGTACTGATCGTAGGTGCAGGTTTGACAGCTGCAGATGCCATTCTGTTAGCGCATCACTACAACATCCCCGTAATTCATGCCTTTAGAAGACGGGTTAATGACCCAGCACTCATTTTCAACCAATTACCACAGGTCATGTACCCAGAGTACCACAAGGTGTACCAAATGATGAAAGAACAATCTGTCTTTAAAGGTGGACCCTATGAAGGTTACATGAGTCTTCCTGAGCACCATGCAGTTCACTTTAGTgacaacaaaaaatgtattttcagggATAAATATGGACAGCACAAGGCATTCAATGTCTCAATGACCCTAATTCTTATTGGTTCTAACCCCAACTTGTCTTTCCTTCCAAAAAATGGCATGCATCTGACTCTGGACACAGAAAAGCCAGTCAGCTCCAAAAGGAACCCTCTGGAGATTGATCCATTCACCTATGAGTGCTTACAGGAGAAAGGCTTGTATGCAGTTGGACCCCTGACTGGTGACTATTTTGTACGCTTTGTTCAAGGAGGAGCTTTAGCTGTCGCCAGCTCAGTACAGAAATCTCTGAAGAAACCTCCTTAA